The stretch of DNA GCCAACCCTCCGGTGCTGGTGCCCTCGCGCACGTGTGGAGAAGCGCCTCGGACGCGTGGCGTAATGCTCGCGTCTCCCCACACTCGACATACATCTAGCAGACCCTGGTTCCGTCAGGTCTGCCAGTGCTGGGCAAAGAGACGCAGCCCCCGACTACTGTCCAGTAGTCACGAGGCGTATGGACTGCAGCAGCTCTTGTCCTGTTCTCCAACTACAACTCTGTACTCGTTTTTTGCTCACGTTGGTCAACGGCCTCAAACTGCGCGACCTGTGCAAGTGCATTTGTGGTGCGGTATAAAGCCTGCCCCTATCGTAAGCATCTGCTGTCGGACCAATTGCCGGATGGCCATCGACAATTGTCACCCGGGTGATATATCGAGCGTGAGTGAACATGTAAGCAGCTAGCATTAAAGGATACTAAAGATCGTGCGCCATGCACTTCACACGGAATTTTCGTATGTAGAAGTGCTTCGCCCCCCGCTCCCCttccgccccccgcgcccgaactggagacgacgcgctgaCCGCTACTTCTCTCCGGACCCTTTACCCCTGACCACCTGAGGTGCCCCGACACGATGCAAATGCCTTCCAACCTTCGTGACGTCTTCACCTGTAGTTTCTGGTCATGATACCCCATCTACCACATCGGTCGATGGCAGACAACGCTCTAACGTGCCACCTTGTATCGCGCTACGAGACCTCGCCCTTATCTTGGACGGCAGCAGGTTTCCCGCGGCTGGCCAGTGAGCGTACGTCGCCACACCTGGCTCCACCGAGCCGCTTGATCGTTTCCGGTCCGTCCTGGAGACTCCGCCTGGTGACCGAGTGCCCGTCGACACACTCTGTTTCACAGAGGTTTGGCAAGGGGCGGGGCTGGAGGACTTTGACCGGCCGTTGTCCGGTGTACGCGCGGTCCCTGCGGGACAGCAATACGTCGCACCTGTGGCACCTCCGAGACAAAAGAAGGAGGCGTCCGTTTAGCTAGAGGtccgcttccgcgcgcgtgcaCACTCGCGTGAGAGCAGTGGCGACTGAGGGCGTGGTATCGTCATGTAGAGCGCCGAATTTTTTTAGCATGAGAGACCGCGCTGTAGAAGTACGGCGGGCGTGGTGAGCATCCGGCCGTCAGCGGGCGTATCCGTGTGTCCTCCGAGGACTGCGATTGACGTTAACCCTCTGCTGCAGTTTTGGTGACGACACAAGGCATACTAAGCCTTTCATTTATGCCTATGAGTGCCCCTCGAAGCCGGCCTAGTGGGCCACGTGGGTCGGCTATACTGACCATGGAAGGTGTAAAATTACTCGCTCGTTCAGGAACGTACTTGTGTCTGCTCCGCAAGCTGTGGTTGCCGGTTGTTCTACTCTTGGACTATGCGACAGCAATGGAGCTTACAAAGAGCGCTTTCGCTGCGGCCATAGATATGGATTCTCCAAACTTCGTTCTGGCAGACCGGTACAGTACCTCGCAAGTGCTCAGGCGCTTAGCGGCCGAGCAGGACACCTCGAATCATTGGGGTGATCAAGCCCTGCATCCATTTGTGCACGAAAGCACAGTCGTCTCCCTGACGACTCAGGATGGTCGCGGAACCGATGCATTTTTCACTTCTGCCGACGGCAACCGCCGATGGAGCAATTCCGAGCAGGAAGTCTCTTCAAGTCCAGACCACGCTGCACCCATGGAACAGGAGACATGCTGTCCGAACAGCGCTATGCCGCGCCAACTGGGCATCAGTCAGAAGGCAGCTGCTCTGCTTACCGCATCATATCCACATGACCAAGAAGCCTCCACCCGTGTTCGCGCCGGCTCATTTGGTGCCTTTCGGAGGCGATTCATGAGGCGAAACGCCTTGTTCGCTACACCGCTGCGAGGCCGAGGCCCGATCGGTTTGCGCGGGGAAGTGTATCCTCTCACTCAGAGAGCGCGTGCCGGCTCGATGGGTCGGCCGCGGGGGCGTTCTCTACAAGTTTTGCTGTCGGGGCCACACGCAACCCTAGACTCTTTTGCACCCCGGGATTCTAGAAGGACTCAAGACCAGCGAACTATGCCACTCGAGCAAGTGGGACAGATGCTGCAGACCATGACTCTGTCTACTTTCCCCTCCAGCAGCATTTCGCCTGGTGGCGTCTCCGCAAACGCAGGCCTACAGCAGACGAACGAGACTGCAAATTTCAActcaggcggcgctgcaatACCGCCATTCACCCCTGAGTTCAAAAAAACGCAGATTCGGTCTGCACCTTCTTTCCCACCGGTCGGAGAGTGGGCACCGGCATTCACAGCATCATCAGAGCGCGTGACTTCCCCAATAATGCATGAAAGACATGACGATATTGTCCGCCGGAAGAAGTTGCTATCAGGAGTGTCTCTACCTTCCTTGGAGCACGTCGCTCTCCGCGATTCCCACGCACATTTACTCTCCATGCTTGGTCAGCACACCCTTCGACTGGACGACAGGGGCCAACACGCTACCGGCGCAGGGGGATTGTCAACATCTCATCAGCTATATCCTTCCCTACCAATGCAATCCCCTTCTGTACGAACTGGGATGCACACACTATCTGGTAGAGATACACAGGATGTTGCTGCGGTGGAAGTCTCACTACGGCATCTCTCTCTGTCACGCGACATGGCAACTGCGCCGTGGCTTCCTCAGTCTGGCCCGGCTCAGTGACCGCCACCGATGCAAAGAAGAAATGGAGTTTCCTGATATTTCGGACGACACTGTGGAGGCTGGCAGCAGTGGCTTTGTCGCAGCCGCATTGCTGGTGTAAGTGGGGAGAATCCTACGTCGTAAGACATTCTCTGAAACGCATTCGTGGGAAATGAGATTTTTCTGTCAATTTATGATCCACAGTGGAATACTTTCAAACGCATTTCTTCATTCACGTTCCCTAACCAGCAGTTTCATGTTGACGTTGTTTTATGTGCACAATCACCaggtggaggcggagaagaagttAGTTTCCCCCCTGTCGGTTACTCAGTCTAAGCCTCACCCGCACGCGAGAATTCTGTGGTACTGTTGTCGCAAAGAGGTGATTCTGCCCTGTGGGTTTAGGGTTCTAGTCCCTTGAAGCTAGTTTTATCCGGAAGTATCCActacgccgccgcctctgcatgctGCCACTGCGTAGCAATTGGATTCTGAGACGAGAAGCTGTGGAGGCCGGCACACGGGTGCCCAGCGAGAAGACTGAGCACTGGCGTTTGCCATACGGACGAGTTGACCGGCTGCGCTGAAAACACGGCGCGACACACGCCTAGAAGTCGAAAGCCAAACCTAAACCCGTGTTTGCAGCCTCCACGTGCCGAAGAGAGGCTGCGGCATTCAATCCCTTGAAAACTTCGTTCGCACACACGCGTTTCTGAGAAGGGTCACAATTTTtttatctatatatctatatatacgtacatgcACACGCGCGACTACACTTGTACACCGACGCGTCCAGCCTGGCTGGCGCGTCGccaggcgtctccgcctgcgttcCCAAGCTCGCGGGCTGTCCCGTGAGGAGACCGAAGTCAACGTGGAGAGGGTGCCACGCGTGCAAAGCGACGTCTGAACCCGAGAAAGCGCCCAGACGACCAGGGCCAACAACAGGGGGGGTTCCCCGAGGGAGGAAAGACGCGCAGattccgctgcgtctcccaGTGGAAccacgcgacgccgagaagaaTGAGCATGAGGCTGACCTgtgggcgcggcagcgagacagAACGAGACAGAGTACCTCGCAGCGCCCGCTGAGACACCATGGTCCAGACTAAGATCCGCGACGCCACGACGCGTCCCCGGCGAGACCCTCGCTCTCACTCCACACGCAAAGTCGCAGAACTCGCTACGTATGCTCGCTGCGACTCGTAAGATCTTTCGCGGTCTCGCCATCCTTGGCGACACCGCTTcccgctgcctgcctccACATCCGTGACGCAGGCACATACTGAGACAGTCGCGAAGCACTGGCAAGGTGACCACGACAGCCGACACAAAACAAGCTGAACCAGGCGCCTCCGACGACGCCTCGGGGAGAAATTTATCAAAGCCGCACGAGCACATGCACAGATAGACGTACGTACCTATATGCatacacaaacatatatgcatatatatatgtttgcaGGTATATATGTACCAGTATACGTGCGGGCACTGCATAGACATGAGCGATACGTCTAGTTcgcacgcgcacacacgccAGAGAGCGCACCGACTCTCACAGGCGGCGCCAGGTAGAACCACGCCTTGGAGCAATACAGCCTCGCACTCACGCACagagctgcgcctgcagatAGAGACTACTTCCGGTCACACGATGACAGCGAACGCAGTTCGGCTGGATTTCCGCTCTCGTCGAGGACATGCGCGAGCGCGTGTTGCATCCTACCGTGGTTTCGCGGGTGACGCGCACATCTCGAGGGTCGAAGAGAGGCCAGGGCAGCGTCGCGTAGAGAATAATCgacagcggcagcgtcgccttcaTGCAGACGAAGGTTAATAGAGACGAGGCTGCGCTGACTAGGCCTGAATCGGGAAGTGAACACGCCGCACACAGCGGACACTTTCTCGCAAAGCTTGCCCTCAAAGTCTGGCATTCGCCTGCGAAGTTGAGAagcgagaagccgcagacacCAAGCGGAACGCGTCGACATGCGACAAGAGGGCAAACGAAATAATCTCCACTAAGAACGCCGCGGGTCTCACGGGGAGACAAATTGCCTCAGGACAGCTCCTTAGGGGGCCCACACCGGCCCTCCGGCGGCACAACGGGGCGGAGGGGAAGGAGGTGAGGGCGAAGACTCACCAATGAGAGAGAGATTGAAGACGATGTTCACGACGGCGTAGCTGACGTAGGCCTGAAATGCGAAGCGGCAAAGAGGTGGAGgaagcgcgtccgcgtcatTCATGAAACAGCGAAACCCTCCACGAAGATACGACGCGAGGGACTCATTTCCAGCCTGAGAAAAAGATACGAAGACATAAACGCCTGTTCGTGTGCATTCCTGCGAGCTGAGGTGAGCGGAAGCAGTCtgctgaggcgcgccgcgcttcagaggaagcagactgGGGTCGCAGCAAGCCTCGCGAAGTtgaagcgagagaaaagaaagagatTCTCTTGACGCCCGTGGCTTGCCCGATGGCATACAGCCGTGCCCGGTGAGCCTTTGGTGCTGCTGTGGTACGCAACTGCATAAAAAGGCGAGCCGtgagctgcgtcgcctgtctcctctcttcaAGAAAAACGCATACACCTGAATAGGCCTGTGGAAAAAGAGACCTGATTAACCGGCACCGAAATACGGggcgcgcacgcatgcgttgCCTTTTCAGCGAGAACACGTGAGGCCGACTCTGCCCCGCCGATGAGGCAGGCATGCGCACACCTGCCCAACGAAGACGCTGAGCGGAATGGAGAGGAGAATCCAGAGGAGCTGGAAGACCGATCCGTGGGCGCAGATGACTAGCACATGAAGCGTCTGAGTTACACACGGGCTCTCTCCGCCGACGTTCGAAGAAAGGCTCGGGGTCTCGTCCTCTCTCCAGCTTGTCCCTTCCTGCTGCCACGTGTCTCCGCCTGGAATCCGTTTCGCCGCCGACAGGGCCGCCGCAAGGTCGCTGTGCGTGTCTGTGAGTACATCGCGCTCCCATGAGGTGTCTCGGAGCTCTTCTGTGGGGACAAAAAGCCCCTCACCGCCTGCCTCTCTATGCGTGAGCGCCCCGGGATGCCGACTCGCAGCCCGCTCCCGACATCCGTCTTGAaaggcctctgcagcgaacCTCGCAGCTCCCCCATCCTGccgccctcctgcggcgaCCATTTTGGCCCCACCAAACGCCGTTGCCTCggtttctctgtctcgcaTTCGCGCTATACTTCTTGCGCCGAGCACCAGCCGAagcgcgccaggcgcagtGGATGAGCCACTTTCGcttgcttcttcgtcgccggcgtccagCGACTCCTCGTCCTCCACCTCGCAGATCTCAGAGACCGACCCGACAGCCGCGACGGGCGTCATCGCGCCCGAGTGCGAGGGCAGCCGCACatccgcgtcggcgtcgcctgcgtcgcggcgcgcgtgcgccgtcTCATACTCGCGCAAAAGTTTTTCTTTGACCGCGAAACTCAGAGCCGTAGGGAAACTCGAAAACGCGACTAGCAGCATGTAAAACCAGACGGCATCTgcgggctccgcgcccgGAGGTACGCCAGGCGAGCTCTCGGCAGcatgcgccggcgggcgcggggagcgaggcgaagaggacgcgcccgcccaagaaggcggaggaagcccGTGAACtacgtcgtcgtcgtcgtcgaaAGAAGGAACGACAACAGAGGGGTCGTAGGGGAACGTCTCAACCAGAGAGAAGtacgagggagagaggaaacgacACACATGGCCTGCCTCCCGGCATATCGTCATCCGTTGCTGCTTTTCCGCTTCATCCTCTTCCCCGATGCTAGGTTCGCCTTTgacgcccccccctctcgcgcttgaaggcggcgcttcgcccctCTTGCGCCTGAGGGTCGCATGCCGCGCCTgctcgtctccctccgctccctcctgccgcctcgtctcctcgccttcctctcctcgttttctgcgctctgagtgctgcggcgcgcgagattCTTCCCCTCCGACAGCTCGTGCGCGCTTGCCTTCGGGCCtcttcgcgtgcggcgcggcctcaaCCTCGCTAAAGAGAGCTGAGTCCTCCTGGCTGTCTCCGTGCGGAGCTTCGCGTGCAtggtggctgcggcgcgagagaaggccTGCGCTCCAGGGCTCGACgtcggtcgcggcgcgcatgcgcggcacGGAGGCGAGACCCGCGGGCTCGCTGGCGACGAGCGGATACCacgcgacgaagaagccCAACATCACCAGCAGTAGCGCGGCAAGCTGCGGCAGGGAAtatcgccgccgcagcagaacgAGCGAGCATAGGCAAGAAAAGGGCACaatcgcctgcgtcgcgagcGAAAAGAGAGGCCCTGGAACGAAGGGCTGTGCAATGAAGCCGAGCACGttgccgcaggcgtcgcaTAGGCCGGTCAACACGAAgaagcgccacgcgccgaGCTCAGGGgctgtcgcccgcggcgaagggacAGCTgacggccgcgaaggagccgcgagcgcgaggcgaggcagcagcggagaagccAGGGAGGACCAGCTCCACAGAGATGAACCGGAgggggcagcggaggcagaggacgacgaggcagccgcgagaggagagaaaggcggcgaCGTGGCGGGCACCGGAGCCGGAAGCGGACTcgaaagagagggagaacgAGAAGGATgagacgggcgcggagggaaCAGCGAAGGCCAGACGAAAGAAAGATTCTCTCGCGGCACTAGCTTCCACCGGACGGCGAGCACCTGCGGGGAGAGGCCGCACGTAGAAAGGCGCAAGAAAAGCACAGCCTCGAGGAGACCCGGACGGAGGACGGCGAACGCAGCGGCTTGCTAGGCTAAAAACCGAGATGATGGCGCTGGAGACGCATGTCTGTCCTTGTGCCGGGCGAGCAAAAACAGAGAATAACTTTCCGTCGGGCGAAGGGCGACATGCAAGCATGAACGGGTCTAGATGCAACCATCGAATGCATGAATACAAACAACTGCATACACGCACATATAGATAAATGCGTAATTTCTCATCTAAGCTTTTAAATATAGAGTCATATGTACCAATCCGCCAGACGGCTCACATGCGCGAAAAACCAAAGGACAAGACCGTAACATATCTACACGCGGGCTCCTCTCAGCGTCAGACAGACGGCACGCCGAAACAGCCCACAAACACGGATATAAATACCATGTACACACAGAAATCATATATGCGTGTACACATACATAGCAAAGACATTCACATGTATACAGACATGCTCACATAgccacatgcatgcatacatgcagATATACTCACATAATAcacatatagatacatactCACACGTATACGTACATATGTGCGTATCAGATTAGATATGTATACGTGCAGGcgtgaggaggcgcaggggacGCCGGCTGAACGCCTTGGCTTCACAGGCACCTggggtcgccgcgcgccagagacAAAAGGCGAAGGACTCTTACGAGTGTGAGGCTGTAGACCGTGGAGTAGAGCACGGCgttgcagagagagacaaagtAGTCGTATTTCCCGAGCGGCTTGGATCTGATTTTTCCTGCGATCTGATTCAGAGTGCCCAGACAAACCACTAGTGCTGCACAGAGCAGCACTCGGCCGCCTGTGGCGGAACACGGGGAggcaggaggagacgcggaagacagacAAGAaccagaggagggcgaggccagaggggctgcggcgggcgcgagctcgctcccccagacaggcgcggcttcttcctcttgctCTGAAACagaggagaacgaggcgAGATGCCGCCTCGGTCGATCTGCGTTTCCGCCGGGGGCCTCCATCCAGGTTCAGGCTCTACATACACCCCGACGGAGGAGCTGTGCGGAGGATCAGTTcgaagcagctgctcgaAAACCACACTGGCTACCTCATTCTTTCCACAAAACACCCGGCAACGCCTCCTCATGCCATCTCCAGCGAAGGGTGAAGAAAAGACGCAGGGAGGAGTCAGAAAAACGCGAATCCCAGGCGAGCCGGACGGCCATAGAGGcaagggagagacgcgcagctggcgccgcagggagagGAGCCGCGTGATCCTGGAGAAAATGACGGCCGGAATACGACAGAGGAAACACGACGACTGATTCGCTCGCCAGTCCCGAGCCTTTGAAGAAAGGTGTGCTTTGATATGGACATCTGGCAGCCCATGAAACTCGTGCCTTTTCGTGCCTAGCAGCCACACCCGATGGAGGCGacgtcgcgtctccgcgcaaAGGACTCGTTCCTCCGGCTTCTATGAGCAAGCCTTGAcggaagaggcgccgcggaaggcgagggacGAGTTCTTTCAAATACAAAGCAAGACACACAACACTTACGCTGAAGTGAGGCGAGTGCGCAAGAAAAATCAGACTCACAGGCGAAGCCAGGGTGTTGAACTACAGGGCAGAGAATCGCTTTTTGTACTACTTCGAGCCGAGAGTGCAGACACACCGCGATTCGTTTGCGTttcgcgtgtgcatgcatgcacacgtaCCGTAGTGAAAGGTTGCATACGCCTACTTTAATTGAAACCCTTTATACTCTTCTTAGTTGTCTCTACAGCTCCTTGCCCTTCagtttctcctctgcgcgtctcccctcttctttcgctttttccGCGCAGTTCTGCGTTTGTTCTTCTTCCCCAGGCCCCTCTAGCTCTCCGAACGTTCGGttgtcgcccgcgtcgcgttTCCTCGCCTTTGACGCCTTTGCCCAGACCACTTTTGGCCCCGATTTCGGTTCTTCTTTCGCCTCAcacgtcttcctctctctctgcttgaCCGCCCTTTCTcttgcgtctctcttcttctcttggcgcttctgcgccctGGTCTCGCCTGCTCTGCGTGCCGGCTCGACTtgacgcagcagcgaacTCACGCTGCCGAGCTCAAACAAACTTCTGGTTTTAGCGAAGAGAGACTTCTGATTCAGCCGCCTGTCTTGGCGCAAAATATGTACAGCATCTTTCCACAGGCGGTTTCGGCTTTGACTGGCAAGATCGCCCCTGTTTTCTTTCCGCGCCAGAAGCGAAGCAACGTTGCAAGCGGTACACTGTGTGCCTGGCTGCGCGTCGGTggcttccgccgcgaggcctgtCTGTGACGCGGCCATGCATCACGCGCGCGTCAGAGCTGTTTCTTGTTTTCCGCGTCACATCTTCCAACGCATCAGAAGCCGGGCTTGGCTTCGCTTCTTCACCCTGCCTCCACGGGTAGTTGACCTGCGCCACGCCCGAGGGCGGTGCGGCTGCCCttctcctgcctcgcctccgcaccAGCTGCTGAGGCTGTCTCTTGCCCCATTTTGGTTTTAGAAGCTCAAGCTCTtcgcgtcttttctctctccttccgccgcgtgTTTTGTTTCCTTTTCGCCTGCCACAAATCTCGCTAGCCTCCCCTTGttgcctcccccgccccccttccCCGTCGGTGGTGTGTCGCTGCGATGGCTCAGAGGCACGCGCAGGCTTTCGCGTCCTACGCGACGACTTCTCGGTCTCCcgcgtctctgtctgcggccgccagcgcgaagGAGCAGCTTGCTGCCGCGTACGCGACGAGTCTGTCGGGCTCGGGTctcgcgtcgctttcgcATCCTCTCTACGCGCGTCTCTACCGCGCCGacgctctcgcggctgcctcgcccaCGGCGGACGGCGCTTTTCTTCAGGATATTCTCGAGGTAGGCGACGCGGCTGTctgcccgcggcctctctccctcccctcACGTAGCCCGCCAGTCCCTCGCCAGGGGCGCCTTCACCAGCGGCGCCGTCCATACATAGTGTCTCGGCGCTTGGAGATCCTTTATTCTTGCTTTCCGTTCTGCGCAAACCCTACACCCTACAGCTGGGTGCCTCGGCTTTGCCCTCTGGGGCTGCGGGGCTCGAAGCCCGCGAATCCGCGCCTCCTTTTGTGTCGCCTTCAGGTCTGCGATtctgcagctcgccctcTTTTTCGTCGTCACCTGCTttgccgcgccctgcgcgtctgtgtctgtctgcagcTCTGTCCCCTgcagacgcccgccgcgacgctcgTGGAGACCAAGCTGTCGAACCGtgccctccgcctcgacaccctgcggccgtcgtctgcttcttctgcggcagcctcttccgccgcggcctcttctgcggcggccgcttctGCAGGGCCTCTTGCGCTCTCAGcacagcagagaaggagactgTTGAAGCTGTCGCGAACGCGCGCAAAGCGCCTCGGGCTGTTTGACGTCAAGAAGGAAAtcgacgccagcagcgcgtccgcggcggcctcgcgttttcagaggcgaggcatgccccggcgcgcgcccgggggagaggcgcgttTTGATCTGCGAGCTGAAGACGTTGCGAGGGAGGAACCGATGGGAGAGGGACAGAGAGTGGAGGgtgacgagagcgcagagggcgagatGGAGCTCGAGGGCGTCGTAATGGACGCAGtgggcggctgcgacgcggagaTGAGCGAGCCGACTCCGCTCgaggcttcttcgtcttccgagGGTGTGACCTACGCGCCCTCAtccgcgcagccgcttcaCCCCGAGCGGAGTCCGCTGGAagctctcctcgcgtcgtcCTTCGCCGGCCTGCGGTTTGAGCACTTCGAGGGCTTGAACGCACTCTGGCTGCAGTACCTCGCAGTCgtgtgcggcgcccgcgaggctctcgccCTTCCGGCGGACCCGcgtgaggccgccgccgcgccgctccatCCTCCGGGGCCTGCAGTGGCACcatcttccgcgtctgcggcggcggaggcgccgtttctctcgaagaaggcgcggagggaggagcGGAAGTCGCGGGACGGGGCCTCGTGGCAGAAGGCCTTCGATCGCTGCACGGGGCTGAGCAAAGCCGACCTgcacggcgcccgcgtgaAAGTGG from Besnoitia besnoiti strain Bb-Ger1 chromosome V, whole genome shotgun sequence encodes:
- a CDS encoding hypothetical protein (encoded by transcript BESB_058330), whose amino-acid sequence is MELTKSAFAAAIDMDSPNFVLADRYSTSQVLRRLAAEQDTSNHWGDQALHPFVHESTVVSLTTQDGRGTDAFFTSADGNRRWSNSEQEVSSSPDHAAPMEQETCCPNSAMPRQLGISQKAAALLTASYPHDQEASTRVRAGSFGAFRRRFMRRNALFATPLRGRGPIGLRGEVYPLTQRARAGSMGRPRGRSLQVLLSGPHATLDSFAPRDSRRTQDQRTMPLEQVGQMLQTMTLSTFPSSSISPGGVSANAGLQQTNETANFNSGGAAIPPFTPEFKKTQIRSAPSFPPVGEWAPAFTASSERVTSPIMHERHDDIVRRKKLLSGVSLPSLEHVALRDSHAHLLSMLGGGGEEVSFPPVGYSV
- a CDS encoding hypothetical protein (encoded by transcript BESB_058340) gives rise to the protein MEAPGGNADRPRRHLASFSSVSEQEEEAAPVWGSELAPAAAPLASPSSGSCLSSASPPASPCSATGGRVLLCAALVVCLGTLNQIAGKIRSKPLGKYDYFVSLCNAVLYSTVYSLTLVLAVRWKLVPRENLSFVWPSLFPPRPSHPSRSPSLSSPLPAPVPATSPPFSPLAAASSSSASAAPSGSSLWSWSSLASPLLPRLALAAPSRPSAVPSPRATAPELGAWRFFVLTGLCDACGNVLGFIAQPFVPGPLFSLATQAIVPFSCLCSLVLLRRRYSLPQLAALLLVMLGFFVAWYPLVASEPAGLASVPRMRAATDVEPWSAGLLSRRSHHAREAPHGDSQEDSALFSEVEAAPHAKRPEGKRARAVGGEESRAPQHSERRKRGEEGEETRRQEGAEGDEQARHATLRRKRGEAPPSSARGGGVKGEPSIGEEDEAEKQQRMTICREAGHVCRFLSPSYFSLVETFPYDPSVVVPSFDDDDDVVHGLPPPSWAGASSSPRSPRPPAHAAESSPGVPPGAEPADAVWFYMLLVAFSSFPTALSFAVKEKLLREYETAHARRDAGDADADVRLPSHSGAMTPVAAVGSVSEICEVEDEESLDAGDEEASESGSSTAPGALRLVLGARSIARMRDRETEATAFGGAKMVAAGGRQDGGAARFAAEAFQDGCRERAASRHPGALTHREAGGEGLFVPTEELRDTSWERDVLTDTHSDLAAALSAAKRIPGGDTWQQEGTSWREDETPSLSSNVGGESPCVTQTLHVLVICAHGSVFQLLWILLSIPLSVFVGQAYVSYAVVNIVFNLSLIGLVSAASSLLTFVCMKATLPLSIILYATLPWPLFDPRDVRVTRETTYVPASRMWRQAAGSGVAKDGETAKDLTSRSEHT
- a CDS encoding hypothetical protein (encoded by transcript BESB_058350); amino-acid sequence: MAQRHAQAFASYATTSRSPASLSAAASAKEQLAAAYATSLSGSGLASLSHPLYARLYRADALAAASPTADGAFLQDILELCPLQTPAATLVETKLSNRALRLDTLRPSSASSAAASSAAASSAAAASAGPLALSAQQRRRLLKLSRTRAKRLGLFDVKKEIDASSASAAASRFQRRGMPRRAPGGEARFDLRAEDVAREEPMGEGQRVEGDESAEGEMELEGVVMDAVGGCDAEMSEPTPLEASSSSEGVTYAPSSAQPLHPERSPLEALLASSFAGLRFEHFEGLNALWLQYLAVVCGAREALALPADPREAAAAPLHPPGPAVAPSSASAAAEAPFLSKKARREERKSRDGASWQKAFDRCTGLSKADLHGARVKVVRSKTPGLVGKGGFIVEETQQSLLLLGDDQVLRRVMKSQTVLSVESLEGSTFFLHTQHLQHSGVGRSKTKLKPKQTLLLP